A region from the Pirellulales bacterium genome encodes:
- a CDS encoding helix-turn-helix domain-containing protein, translating into MKPVELTVRMTLDEVSARTLIDLIRTACQEVAEQDERRAARLQSSRNALFAGQKPPEDRGLLIDTNQAAKLLKVSARTIWRMEHCGEMPKAIRIGKAVRWSYEDLKAWIAAGCLRCSID; encoded by the coding sequence ATGAAACCCGTAGAACTCACCGTCCGCATGACACTCGATGAGGTTAGTGCCCGCACGCTAATTGACCTTATTCGCACCGCGTGTCAGGAGGTTGCGGAGCAAGATGAACGGCGGGCTGCTAGGCTCCAATCATCCCGGAACGCGCTATTTGCGGGACAGAAGCCACCGGAGGATCGTGGTCTATTGATTGACACCAACCAAGCCGCAAAGTTGCTGAAGGTGTCCGCTCGCACCATTTGGAGAATGGAACACTGCGGTGAAATGCCCAAGGCCATTCGCATTGGCAAGGCGGTTCGCTGGAGTTACGAAGATCTCAAAGCATGGATCGCTGCCGGATGCCTCCGATGTTCGATCGATTAA